The sequence below is a genomic window from Granulicatella elegans.
CAGAAACTTCAAAAGCTTCCACTCCTGAAAAAGCTAAAAAGATGACGTATCATGAGAAAAAAGAATGGGAAGAAATTGAAGGCAAAATTGCTGGATTAGAAGCATTCATTGAAGAAATTCAAGAAGCAATGAACCAACAAGCACAAGACTTTGCCAAATTACAAGAATTACAAACGCAATTAGAAACTTTAGAACAAGCATTAGCAAATTCCTACGAAAGATGGGAATATTTAGCTGAGTTAGTTTAATAGTAGGGAGCTCATCAGATGAAACAATATTTAGAATTATTAGAAAAAATTAAACAAGAAGGAATCGAAAAATCAGACCGTACAGGAACAGGAACAAAAAGTATTTTTGGTTATCAAATGCGATTTGATTTATCAAAGGGATTTCCAATTTTAACGACTAAAAGAGTTCCATTTGGACTTATTAAAAGTGAGTTATTATGGTTTATTAAAGGAGATACGAATATCCGTTATTTATTACAACATAATAATCATATTTGGGATGAGTGGGCTTTTAAACGTTATGTAGAGTCAGTTGATTATACTGGAGAAGATATGACAGATTTTGGTCGTAGAAGTTTACAAGATCCAGTTTTTAAAGAAGTGTATGAAAAAGAATTAGAAACATTTTGTCAAAGAATTTTAAATGAGGACGATTTTGCTGCAAAATATGGAGAATTAGGAAATATTTATGGTTCACAGTGGAGACATTGGAAAACGACTCAAGGAGAAACGATTGACCAATTAGCGCAAGTGATTGAAATGTTGAAGACATCTCCTGATTCAAGAAGATTATTAGTATCTGCATGGAATCCAGAAGATGTTCCAAGTATGGCATTACCTCCATGTCACACAATGTTTCAATTTTACGTTGCAGATGGTAAGTTAAGCTGTCAATTATATCAACGTAGTGCAGATGTCTTTTTAGGGGTGCCATTTAATATTGCAAGTTATGCATTATTAACGCATTTAATTGCAAACGAAGTAGGATTAGAAGTTGGAGAGTTTGTTCATACATTAGGAGATGCGCATTTATATTTAAATCATTTAGAACAAGTGGATCTTCAATTAAGTCGTGAAACGTATGAGTTACCACAATTAGTGTTAAAACATCCTGAAAAATCACTATATGATTTAGAAGTTTCAGACGTTGTATTAGAAGGATATGAATGTCATCCAACGATTAAAGCACCGATTGCTGTTTAATCTCAAGGAGGAAATTGCATGTTAATTTATATTTGGGCACAAGATGAAAATGGTGTGATTGGTAAAGAAGGAGTTTTACCATGGTATTTACCAAATGATTTAAAATTTTTCAAAGAAGTAACATTAGATCAAACGATTGTAATGGGACGCAATACTTTTGAAGGTATGGGAAAGAGAATATTACCAAGAAGACATAGCATTGTTGTTTCCAATGTTGCTGATTATGATGCTAATGGAGCAGAAGTAATTACGGATGTTGAAACGTTAATCGAAGATGCCAAACATGAAGATATTTACATTATTGGTGGAGCTGTATTATTTGATTCTTTAAAACATCAAGTGAATATACTTTATTGTACAAAAATTCATGAGCAATTTGACGGTGATACATATTTCCCACAAGATTTTCCATGGGAAAAATTTGTAAAAGTCAAAAGTATGAATGGAACTGTGGATGAAAAAAATATTTATCCACATACCTTTGAAATTTATCAAAAAATAGAGGATGAATCATGACGACTTGGAATGAAATTTTATCAGAAGAAATGCAGAAAGAGTATTATCAGGAGTTAGAAGCTTTTGTTCAAAAAAGAAGAGCAGAAGTCAGAGTATTTCCTGAAAAAAAGAATGTTTTTAAT
It includes:
- a CDS encoding thymidylate synthase; this translates as MKQYLELLEKIKQEGIEKSDRTGTGTKSIFGYQMRFDLSKGFPILTTKRVPFGLIKSELLWFIKGDTNIRYLLQHNNHIWDEWAFKRYVESVDYTGEDMTDFGRRSLQDPVFKEVYEKELETFCQRILNEDDFAAKYGELGNIYGSQWRHWKTTQGETIDQLAQVIEMLKTSPDSRRLLVSAWNPEDVPSMALPPCHTMFQFYVADGKLSCQLYQRSADVFLGVPFNIASYALLTHLIANEVGLEVGEFVHTLGDAHLYLNHLEQVDLQLSRETYELPQLVLKHPEKSLYDLEVSDVVLEGYECHPTIKAPIAV
- a CDS encoding dihydrofolate reductase; the encoded protein is MLIYIWAQDENGVIGKEGVLPWYLPNDLKFFKEVTLDQTIVMGRNTFEGMGKRILPRRHSIVVSNVADYDANGAEVITDVETLIEDAKHEDIYIIGGAVLFDSLKHQVNILYCTKIHEQFDGDTYFPQDFPWEKFVKVKSMNGTVDEKNIYPHTFEIYQKIEDES